A stretch of the Arthrobacter stackebrandtii genome encodes the following:
- a CDS encoding DUF5671 domain-containing protein, which produces MAASAQTTGAQATGALPTVRRLVLYILFFTLVTVAAMGASGLLALGMSPGETAGTGRTSALARAIAFLVIAGPLALLLWRTLSKRLLQPAESAAPAWGLYLAAMYATALITASTSSFSLLGTLAMGRTDGWGQDLAAALVWGGVWWWHQRIWRNARIAPRSLPNLPGILGSWYGLLVGATAVAFALSVVFSAALGTFFHAPSIGSPWWKGMLAQLPWIAGGLAVWWWHWVRRGMGLVRGGFADVALVLVGVLAAGAATLGSAGYLLYTFGNAALRGPSLQLLAPAPLALGTALAGSLVCSLAPAWFAGRLPGTLEAGRQVVSGLGLAAGASGLGVCINAALASLVPPLAGDNTRSLLLAGLIWLVLGAVTWWRAWRPGKPADPRGRRVYLVAVFGISAVVALIALLVAGFRFIEFLLEPDRLASGLLESVRAPIGLLTATALVSLYHFVVWRADRTVLETTETQADGALESILLVAGGDARPLRAALAKSTGARVRLLARAGDEYQATEEELAAAIASVDGAGPRIMLLIDGPGSVRAIELE; this is translated from the coding sequence ATGGCCGCCTCTGCGCAAACAACGGGTGCCCAGGCCACGGGCGCGCTGCCCACGGTGCGACGCCTGGTGCTTTACATTCTCTTCTTCACACTGGTCACCGTCGCGGCTATGGGCGCCTCGGGGTTGCTCGCCCTTGGAATGAGCCCGGGCGAGACGGCTGGGACCGGGCGCACCTCGGCCCTGGCCAGGGCGATCGCCTTCCTGGTCATCGCGGGCCCGCTGGCACTGCTGCTGTGGCGGACGCTGTCCAAAAGGCTGCTGCAACCGGCTGAATCCGCGGCACCGGCCTGGGGCCTCTACCTGGCGGCGATGTACGCCACGGCCCTGATCACGGCAAGCACCTCGTCGTTCTCCCTGCTGGGCACTCTGGCCATGGGCCGCACCGACGGCTGGGGGCAGGACCTCGCGGCGGCGCTGGTATGGGGCGGGGTCTGGTGGTGGCACCAGCGGATCTGGCGCAATGCCCGGATCGCGCCCCGGAGCCTCCCGAACCTGCCCGGGATCCTTGGCAGCTGGTACGGCCTGCTCGTGGGAGCCACCGCGGTGGCGTTTGCGCTGTCTGTGGTCTTTTCCGCGGCCCTTGGCACGTTCTTCCACGCACCCTCGATCGGCAGCCCCTGGTGGAAGGGCATGCTGGCGCAGCTGCCCTGGATCGCCGGCGGCCTGGCCGTGTGGTGGTGGCATTGGGTACGCCGGGGCATGGGGTTGGTGCGCGGCGGGTTCGCCGATGTTGCGCTGGTGCTCGTGGGGGTCCTGGCCGCCGGCGCCGCAACGCTGGGCAGCGCCGGGTACCTGCTGTACACGTTCGGCAATGCCGCGTTGCGTGGTCCGTCGTTGCAGCTGCTTGCGCCCGCGCCATTGGCGCTGGGCACTGCCCTTGCCGGTTCCCTGGTGTGCAGCCTCGCGCCGGCATGGTTCGCAGGGCGCTTGCCCGGCACCTTGGAAGCCGGGCGCCAGGTGGTCTCAGGACTCGGCCTGGCGGCGGGCGCCTCGGGGCTCGGGGTCTGCATCAACGCAGCACTTGCTTCGTTGGTTCCCCCGCTGGCCGGCGACAACACCCGGAGCCTGCTGCTGGCGGGGTTGATCTGGCTGGTGCTTGGCGCGGTGACCTGGTGGCGGGCCTGGCGGCCGGGGAAGCCCGCGGATCCCCGCGGGCGCAGGGTCTACCTGGTCGCGGTCTTCGGCATCAGCGCTGTGGTCGCCCTGATCGCACTTCTGGTGGCGGGATTCCGGTTCATCGAGTTCCTGTTGGAACCCGACAGGCTGGCCTCGGGCCTGCTCGAGTCGGTCCGGGCGCCGATCGGGTTGCTCACGGCCACCGCACTGGTTTCGCTCTACCACTTTGTAGTCTGGCGCGCGGACCGCACGGTGCTGGAAACCACCGAAACCCAGGCGGACGGCGCCCTGGAGTCAATCCTCCTGGTGGCCGGCGGGGATGCCCGTCCGCTCCGTGCCGCGTTGGCGAAGTCGACGGGTGCCCGGGTCCGGCTGTTGGCCAGGGCCGGCGACGAATACCAGGCCACCGAGGAAGAACTGGCCGCGGCGATCGCCTCGGTGGACGGTGCGGGCCCGCGGATCATGCTGCTTATCGACGGGCCCGGCTCGGTGCGGGCCATCGAACTGGAGTAG
- a CDS encoding helix-turn-helix domain-containing protein, whose amino-acid sequence MNTNPTPWEQVRDDSLSAMTAAERKEYDAASIEAEARLELAELVYGARTAAGLTQTELARRAGTRQAVISAIENGAQAPGGVMLSRIAHALGGSLRIAA is encoded by the coding sequence ATGAATACAAACCCAACGCCTTGGGAGCAGGTGAGGGACGACTCGCTGTCCGCCATGACCGCCGCCGAGCGAAAAGAATACGACGCCGCATCCATCGAAGCGGAGGCAAGGCTGGAGTTGGCGGAACTCGTTTACGGCGCAAGGACTGCAGCGGGCCTGACGCAGACAGAGCTTGCTCGCCGCGCTGGAACCCGGCAGGCCGTAATCTCAGCAATTGAGAACGGAGCGCAAGCCCCTGGCGGGGTCATGCTGTCAAGGATCGCGCATGCTCTCGGCGGATCGCTTCGCATCGCTGCATAA
- a CDS encoding type II toxin-antitoxin system RelE/ParE family toxin, translating to MRWSVLLSEEVRIWYVGLSPSDKAVADRVIERLATQGHMLRMLHTKPLGEGLHELRFTAENMARRITYVLDPVRQAVTLTTFRKQRMNERAEILRARRAQAVHEARRVAAQDDTSDKGRKKK from the coding sequence ATGAGATGGTCCGTTTTGCTGTCCGAGGAAGTCCGCATCTGGTATGTCGGATTGAGCCCGTCGGACAAGGCAGTGGCAGACCGTGTCATTGAACGCTTGGCAACCCAGGGGCACATGTTGCGGATGCTGCACACGAAACCATTGGGTGAGGGGCTGCATGAGTTGCGGTTTACCGCCGAAAACATGGCCCGTCGCATCACTTACGTGCTGGACCCGGTACGGCAGGCAGTGACGCTGACGACGTTCCGCAAGCAGCGGATGAACGAACGGGCGGAGATCCTGCGGGCACGGAGGGCGCAGGCCGTCCACGAAGCAAGGCGGGTAGCCGCGCAAGACGACACTTCGGACAAGGGAAGGAAGAAGAAATGA
- a CDS encoding VanZ family protein: MTPNETHAHENPDEGRSTLLAVLFVIYLVLLAWVVLWKLEVPWVGSGGLRGIKLVPFIANGTSGASMPLELIANFLLFVPFGFYLAVLLPSWTWWKTAATVAAGSRVPEISQ; encoded by the coding sequence ATGACCCCGAATGAGACGCATGCCCATGAGAATCCTGACGAAGGCAGAAGCACACTGCTGGCAGTGCTTTTCGTGATCTATCTGGTCCTGCTGGCTTGGGTCGTGCTGTGGAAGCTCGAGGTTCCCTGGGTCGGCAGTGGCGGACTGCGCGGGATCAAGCTTGTGCCGTTCATCGCCAACGGCACAAGTGGCGCGAGCATGCCCCTGGAACTCATTGCGAACTTCCTGCTCTTCGTACCTTTCGGGTTCTACCTCGCCGTTCTCCTGCCATCATGGACGTGGTGGAAGACCGCCGCCACAGTCGCCGCGGGGAGCCGGGTGCCTGAAATCAGCCAGTAG
- a CDS encoding LLM class flavin-dependent oxidoreductase has product METTFKKRIGFLSFGHYGTGRGSQANTAADSLHQAIDLAVAAEELGIDGAFFRVHHFARQQASPFPLMAAIAARTSRIEIGTGVIDMRYENPLYMAEQAAATDLISDGRLQIGVSRGSPEPAANGAADFGYHPLDGETVADMARRHTASFRHAISGAGVAEPGDHAYMGGERLLRIEPQSPGLSRRIWWGAGSRATAVWAAQQGMNLMSSTLLTEDTGVPFDQLQAEQIQLFRDEWAAADHDFTPRVSVSRSVIPVVDDVDQMYFGLRAQADSRDQVGMIDGLLSRFGKSYMGDPAQIAAELAADEAVRSADTLMLTVPNQLGVAYNSKMLANIAEHIAPAIGWVPNL; this is encoded by the coding sequence ATGGAGACAACTTTCAAGAAACGCATAGGATTCCTGTCCTTCGGCCACTACGGCACGGGCCGGGGCTCGCAGGCCAACACGGCCGCGGACTCACTGCACCAGGCCATCGACCTGGCCGTGGCCGCCGAGGAGCTGGGCATCGACGGCGCCTTCTTCCGCGTCCACCACTTTGCCCGCCAGCAGGCCTCACCGTTCCCGCTGATGGCCGCCATAGCCGCCCGGACCAGCCGCATTGAAATCGGCACAGGCGTCATTGACATGCGCTATGAAAATCCCCTTTACATGGCGGAGCAGGCGGCCGCCACTGACCTGATCAGCGACGGCCGGCTGCAGATCGGGGTCAGCCGTGGTTCACCCGAACCCGCCGCCAACGGCGCCGCCGACTTCGGCTACCACCCGCTCGACGGCGAAACCGTCGCCGACATGGCCCGCCGCCACACGGCGTCGTTCAGACATGCGATTTCAGGGGCGGGCGTGGCGGAGCCCGGTGACCATGCGTACATGGGAGGGGAGCGCCTGCTGCGCATCGAGCCCCAGTCGCCCGGACTGTCCCGGCGGATTTGGTGGGGCGCCGGTTCCCGGGCCACGGCCGTGTGGGCTGCCCAGCAGGGTATGAACCTGATGAGCTCCACCCTGCTCACGGAGGACACAGGAGTGCCTTTCGACCAGCTGCAGGCCGAGCAGATCCAGCTGTTCCGGGACGAGTGGGCCGCCGCGGACCACGATTTCACGCCCCGCGTTTCCGTCAGCCGCTCTGTCATTCCTGTCGTGGACGACGTGGACCAGATGTACTTCGGGCTGCGTGCCCAGGCTGACAGCCGCGATCAGGTGGGCATGATCGACGGCCTGCTCTCACGCTTCGGCAAGAGCTACATGGGCGACCCCGCGCAGATTGCGGCAGAGCTGGCCGCCGATGAGGCTGTCCGCTCCGCCGACACCCTCATGCTCACGGTGCCCAACCAGCTCGGGGTCGCTTACAACTCGAAGATGCTGGCCAACATTGCCGAGCACATTGCACCCGCGATCGGCTGGGTGCCGAACTTATAG
- a CDS encoding ABC transporter ATP-binding protein → MAETRLPVADSAQVKAEGLRLLRQHQKPLAAVVGLYIFAAVAGLAGPLLVGRLVDAIASGTTGGFVAGVALGLAGFVAVQTLLTRWAQRKGMVLGEKVFAQLREEFMEQVTSLPLSTVEKAGTGDLVSRTTNDVDSVSHTVRFGVPQVLVSVATIALTAAAAVIASPLVALALLVGVPLLLPVTRWYLRRATPGYLAERESYAVLNGAITETIEGARTVDALSLGPHRRRRIDDALRNCFEKEKYTLGLRSVLFPAAEFSFWLPVAAVLLWGGWLASQDLVTTGMVATVALYAMQLIDPVDTLIMWIDEIQVGASSLARIVGIRNVGTDRTATDAVPASEEILVDQARYAYRPGHDVLHGIDLELVPGERLAMVGPSGAGKSTLGRLLAGIHGPTSGSVTVGGVPLVDRPLDELRGEVALVTQEHHVFVGTLADNVRLGKADASDAEIEKALSDVGSLAWVRALPDGLATEVGSGSHTLTPAQAQELALARLVLADPHTLVLDEATSLIDPQAARDLEFSLSAVLTGRTVVAIAHRLHTAHDADRVAVVEAGRITELGSHDELVAKNGSYAALWHSWRQDA, encoded by the coding sequence ATGGCTGAAACAAGGCTGCCTGTGGCGGATTCCGCACAGGTCAAGGCGGAAGGCCTGCGGCTGCTGCGCCAACACCAAAAGCCGCTGGCCGCCGTCGTCGGCCTGTACATCTTTGCGGCCGTTGCCGGGCTGGCGGGCCCGCTCCTGGTGGGCCGGCTGGTGGATGCCATCGCCTCCGGCACCACGGGCGGATTTGTCGCCGGGGTGGCGCTGGGCCTGGCCGGGTTTGTGGCGGTGCAGACGCTGCTGACGCGGTGGGCGCAGCGCAAGGGCATGGTCCTCGGCGAGAAGGTTTTTGCCCAGCTGCGCGAGGAATTCATGGAGCAGGTCACCTCGCTGCCGCTGTCGACGGTGGAAAAGGCCGGCACGGGCGACCTTGTTTCGCGCACCACGAACGACGTCGACTCCGTCTCGCACACGGTCCGCTTCGGCGTGCCGCAGGTGCTCGTGTCGGTGGCAACGATCGCCCTGACCGCGGCGGCGGCCGTGATTGCGAGCCCGCTCGTGGCGCTCGCACTGCTGGTGGGGGTGCCGCTGCTGCTGCCGGTCACGCGCTGGTACCTCAGACGTGCCACGCCGGGCTATCTCGCCGAGCGTGAAAGCTACGCCGTCCTCAACGGCGCCATCACAGAAACCATCGAGGGCGCCCGCACGGTGGACGCGCTCAGCCTCGGCCCGCACCGCCGCCGGCGGATCGACGACGCGCTGCGGAACTGCTTCGAGAAGGAAAAATACACGCTGGGACTGCGCAGCGTGCTGTTCCCCGCCGCCGAATTTTCCTTCTGGCTGCCCGTGGCCGCAGTCCTGCTGTGGGGCGGCTGGCTCGCCTCGCAGGACCTGGTCACCACCGGCATGGTCGCCACGGTTGCGCTGTATGCGATGCAGCTGATCGACCCCGTGGACACCCTGATCATGTGGATCGACGAGATCCAGGTGGGCGCCTCCTCGCTGGCCCGCATCGTGGGCATCCGCAATGTGGGCACTGACCGCACCGCCACTGACGCCGTGCCCGCCAGCGAGGAGATCCTCGTGGACCAGGCCCGCTACGCCTACCGCCCCGGGCACGATGTGCTGCACGGGATCGACCTGGAACTCGTGCCGGGGGAGCGGCTGGCCATGGTTGGCCCTTCCGGCGCGGGCAAGTCCACGCTGGGGCGCCTGCTTGCCGGGATCCACGGGCCCACGTCCGGGTCCGTCACTGTTGGCGGGGTGCCGCTGGTGGACCGGCCGCTGGATGAGCTGCGCGGCGAGGTGGCGCTCGTGACCCAGGAGCACCACGTATTTGTGGGCACGCTGGCCGACAACGTCCGCCTGGGCAAGGCCGACGCCTCGGATGCCGAGATTGAAAAGGCCCTGTCCGACGTCGGATCCCTCGCCTGGGTGCGTGCCCTCCCGGACGGGCTGGCCACCGAGGTCGGCTCGGGCTCGCACACGCTGACTCCCGCGCAGGCCCAGGAGCTGGCGCTCGCCCGGCTGGTCCTGGCCGATCCACACACGCTCGTGCTGGACGAGGCCACCTCGCTGATCGACCCGCAGGCCGCCCGCGACCTGGAGTTCTCACTCAGCGCCGTGCTCACCGGGCGGACGGTCGTGGCGATCGCGCACCGGCTGCACACCGCGCACGACGCCGACCGGGTGGCCGTTGTGGAGGCCGGCCGGATCACCGAGCTGGGCTCGCACGACGAACTCGTTGCAAAGAACGGATCCTACGCCGCCCTGTGGCATTCCTGGCGCCAGGACGCCTGA
- a CDS encoding ABC transporter ATP-binding protein, with the protein MRSFPYKNAGKPDLRSPGRYLLWLAGAQRGTLLVAVLYGCIWTLCQALTPFVLGQAIDQGILPGDFARLASWVGLLVGLTVVQSISATLRHRASVSNWLQAAYRSAQTVGHKVTRSGDALPQKFSTGEVVSTTASDAMRIGEIYDVAARLAGSVAGYLLVTYLVFQSSWQLGLVVLFGVPLCGAGMLFVIKPLQRRQKEQREAAGKMTALGADTVAGLRVLRGIGGEHIFVERYRERSRATQLAGNKVAWSLADLNAAQVLVVGVFSVAFTWIGALQAVSGQIEPGQLVALYGYAVFLVSPIRTAADAVSRFIRAHVGARRIIDVLATPSAVHDAETTVPGPAAPSALVDSVSGVVVAPGGLCAVVSADPAQSADLARRLGRFEDAVLREAEVRWGGEVLHLMPLREVRSRIVVSDAEPQLFTGSLREELDPAGRRSDAEIMAAIDVASAHDVFDGLENGLDDEVTEKGRSFSGGQRQRLTLARAVLTEAEVLVLIEPTSAVDAHTEARIAAALRRERGTPGKTTVMVTASPLLLGAMDTVAFLKDGKLQAQGTHRELLDTVPEYRKVVIRGEGMDGHGGTTAAAAVGANATNGVGHLESNGGEA; encoded by the coding sequence GTGCGCTCGTTTCCCTATAAAAACGCCGGAAAACCCGATCTCCGTTCCCCCGGAAGGTACCTGTTGTGGCTGGCCGGCGCCCAGCGCGGCACGCTTCTGGTGGCCGTCCTGTACGGCTGCATCTGGACGCTGTGCCAGGCGCTCACCCCGTTCGTGCTGGGGCAGGCCATCGATCAGGGCATCCTGCCCGGCGACTTCGCCCGCCTCGCCTCATGGGTGGGCCTGCTCGTCGGCCTGACCGTGGTCCAATCCATCTCGGCCACCCTGCGCCACCGGGCGTCGGTGAGCAACTGGCTGCAGGCCGCCTACCGCTCCGCCCAGACCGTGGGCCACAAGGTGACCCGCAGCGGCGACGCGCTCCCGCAAAAGTTCTCCACCGGCGAGGTCGTGTCCACCACAGCATCGGATGCCATGCGCATTGGTGAAATTTACGACGTCGCAGCCCGCCTGGCCGGGTCCGTCGCCGGATACCTGCTCGTCACATACCTGGTGTTCCAGTCCTCCTGGCAGCTTGGCCTGGTGGTGCTCTTCGGCGTGCCGCTGTGCGGGGCCGGAATGCTGTTCGTCATCAAGCCGCTGCAGCGCCGCCAGAAGGAACAGCGTGAGGCTGCCGGGAAGATGACGGCACTGGGCGCCGACACCGTGGCCGGGCTGCGCGTCCTGCGCGGGATCGGCGGGGAGCACATCTTCGTGGAACGCTACCGCGAACGCTCCCGGGCCACGCAGCTGGCCGGAAACAAGGTGGCCTGGTCCCTGGCCGACCTCAATGCCGCCCAGGTCCTCGTCGTCGGCGTCTTCAGTGTCGCCTTCACCTGGATCGGCGCGCTGCAGGCGGTCTCTGGCCAGATCGAGCCGGGCCAGCTCGTGGCGCTCTACGGCTACGCGGTGTTCCTGGTCTCGCCCATCCGCACCGCAGCCGACGCCGTCTCGCGCTTCATCCGCGCCCACGTTGGCGCTCGCCGCATCATCGACGTCCTGGCCACGCCGTCCGCCGTGCACGACGCCGAGACAACGGTTCCCGGGCCTGCCGCACCGAGCGCCCTGGTTGACTCGGTCTCCGGCGTGGTGGTTGCCCCGGGCGGGCTTTGTGCCGTCGTCTCGGCCGACCCTGCCCAGTCTGCGGACCTGGCCCGGCGGCTGGGCCGCTTTGAGGACGCAGTGCTGCGCGAGGCCGAGGTCCGCTGGGGAGGGGAGGTGCTGCACCTCATGCCGTTGCGCGAAGTGCGTTCGCGCATTGTGGTCTCCGACGCCGAACCCCAGCTGTTCACGGGCTCCCTGCGTGAGGAACTGGATCCTGCCGGGCGGCGCAGCGACGCCGAGATCATGGCCGCCATCGACGTGGCCAGCGCCCACGATGTCTTTGACGGACTGGAGAACGGATTGGATGACGAGGTCACCGAGAAGGGGCGCAGTTTCTCCGGCGGCCAGCGCCAGCGGCTGACCCTGGCCCGTGCGGTGCTGACGGAGGCGGAGGTGCTGGTGCTCATCGAACCGACCAGCGCTGTCGACGCCCACACCGAGGCCCGGATTGCCGCGGCCCTGCGGCGTGAACGCGGCACACCCGGGAAAACCACGGTGATGGTCACGGCCAGCCCGCTGCTGCTCGGCGCCATGGACACCGTCGCCTTCCTGAAGGACGGAAAGTTGCAGGCCCAGGGCACGCACAGGGAACTATTGGACACCGTCCCGGAATACCGCAAGGTGGTCATCCGCGGTGAGGGCATGGACGGTCACGGCGGAACCACCGCAGCAGCCGCCGTTGGTGCCAACGCAACAAACGGCGTCGGACATCTGGAAAGCAATGGAGGGGAGGCATAA
- a CDS encoding 1-aminocyclopropane-1-carboxylate deaminase: MALSDFERYPLTFGPSPIHDLPRLSQHLGGAKIWAKREDVNSGLAFGGNKTRKLEYIVPDAIAQGADTLVSIGGYQSNHTRQVAAVAAKLGMKARLVQENWVDWPDPLSDRVGNIQLSRIMGADVRLDSAGFDIGIRSSWEQAIKEVEDAGGKPYPIPAGASEHRLGGLGFANWAYEVQAQEAELGVFFDTIIVCTVTGSTHAGMIAGFAGQDRPRRVIGIDASATIEKTRAQVARIARHTADLIGLGRELRDDEITVLEGWAGDSYGIPVQSTLDAIHLTGSLEGMIIDPVYEGKSMAGLIDLVKSRDIPAASNVLYAHLGGQLALNAYSGLFR; encoded by the coding sequence ATGGCACTCTCGGATTTTGAACGCTACCCGCTGACCTTCGGTCCCAGCCCCATCCACGACCTTCCCCGCCTGAGCCAACACCTCGGCGGCGCCAAGATCTGGGCCAAGCGCGAGGACGTCAACTCCGGCCTGGCCTTCGGCGGCAACAAGACCCGCAAGCTGGAATACATCGTCCCTGACGCCATCGCGCAGGGCGCCGACACGCTCGTGTCCATTGGCGGGTACCAGTCAAACCACACGCGCCAGGTCGCAGCCGTCGCCGCCAAGCTCGGCATGAAGGCCCGCCTGGTCCAGGAAAACTGGGTCGACTGGCCGGACCCGCTCAGCGACCGCGTCGGCAATATCCAGCTCTCCCGCATCATGGGCGCCGACGTCCGCCTCGATTCGGCCGGCTTCGACATCGGCATCCGCAGCAGCTGGGAACAGGCCATCAAGGAGGTTGAGGACGCAGGCGGCAAGCCCTACCCCATCCCGGCCGGCGCCTCCGAGCACCGCCTCGGCGGCCTCGGTTTCGCCAACTGGGCTTATGAAGTCCAGGCGCAGGAGGCGGAACTGGGCGTCTTCTTCGACACCATCATCGTCTGCACCGTCACCGGATCCACCCACGCCGGCATGATCGCAGGCTTCGCCGGGCAGGACCGCCCCCGCCGCGTCATCGGCATCGACGCCTCCGCCACGATCGAGAAAACACGCGCACAGGTCGCCCGGATCGCCCGCCACACCGCGGACCTCATCGGCCTGGGCCGCGAGCTCCGCGACGATGAAATCACCGTCCTCGAGGGCTGGGCCGGGGACTCCTACGGCATCCCCGTCCAGTCCACGCTCGACGCCATCCACCTCACCGGTTCCCTCGAGGGCATGATCATCGACCCCGTCTACGAAGGAAAATCCATGGCCGGGCTCATCGACCTGGTCAAATCCAGGGATATCCCCGCCGCGAGCAACGTCCTGTACGCGCACCTCGGCGGCCAGCTCGCCCTGAACGCCTACAGCGGGCTGTTCCGCTGA
- a CDS encoding GntR family transcriptional regulator has translation MPTPPPQGIHKRSLLRNDVYESIRDAIIDGTFAPGERLRDPELESWLGVSRTPIREALLRLERAGLIVSQPGRATTVAPLDPGSTVSAQQVVAAMHELATRLAVPQLGQSGLAAMGRANTAFAAAIKNNDADAALAADDAFHSVFVDACGNEMVPVLLEQAMPVLRRVERQRFSSHEAQHSVTAHAEIIRLAALGDADGAAQATRDNWLSLAGGAAR, from the coding sequence ATGCCGACTCCCCCGCCCCAAGGAATCCACAAGCGCTCCCTGCTGCGCAATGACGTCTACGAATCCATCCGCGACGCCATCATCGACGGAACCTTCGCCCCCGGCGAACGGCTGCGCGATCCCGAGCTGGAGTCATGGCTGGGCGTGAGCCGGACCCCGATCCGCGAGGCACTGCTGCGCCTGGAACGGGCAGGGCTGATCGTGTCTCAGCCTGGCCGGGCAACCACCGTGGCACCGCTGGACCCCGGCTCCACCGTGAGCGCACAGCAGGTGGTGGCGGCCATGCATGAGCTGGCCACGCGGCTGGCCGTGCCGCAGCTGGGCCAATCGGGGCTGGCCGCCATGGGCCGGGCAAACACCGCCTTTGCCGCGGCGATCAAGAATAATGACGCCGATGCCGCCCTGGCTGCCGACGATGCGTTTCACAGCGTGTTTGTCGACGCCTGCGGCAATGAGATGGTGCCCGTCCTGCTGGAGCAGGCCATGCCTGTCCTTCGGCGGGTTGAGCGCCAGCGATTCAGCTCCCACGAGGCCCAGCATTCTGTGACCGCCCATGCCGAGATCATCCGCCTGGCCGCCCTGGGCGATGCCGACGGCGCCGCCCAGGCCACCCGTGACAACTGGCTGTCACTGGCGGGCGGCGCCGCGCGCTAG